CTACTTACAATTGAATCGTCAGCCCTTGTGGGGTGCTGACATGTGATGCGGGGTGGAGCAGCCAGGTAGCTCGTCGGGCTCATAACCCGAAGGTCACAGGTTCGAATCCTGTCCCCGCTACTCGAAACACCAGGTCTGGCACATGCATCATTGCCAGCCTTGATGCGGGGTGGAGCAGCCAGGTAGCTCGTCGGGCTCATAACCCGAAGGTCACAGGTTCGAATCCTGTCCCCGCTACTTGTTACACAAAGGTCGGCACTTAGAACGTAAGAGGCTGACCGTGATGCGGGGTGGAGCAGCCAGGTAGCTCGTCGGGCTCATAACCCGAAGGTCACAGGTTCGAATCCTGTCCCCGCTACTCCAGAGAAAAGCGCGTCTCATTCGAGACGCGCTTTTCTCGTTCTTGCCCCCCTACCCGGCTCAATCTCGCAACTTCTTGCCCGTCTTGAGCAGCCACAACGCCAGCCCACCAAAGATCACGTTGAGCACAAGCAACAACACCGCTCCCTGCCACACCGACACATCCGAGACGCCCACCATCCCGTAACGCACCCCGTTGACCATGTAGAGCACCGGATTGAAGAGCGAGACGCTATCCCAGGGCGCCGGCAACATCTCGATCGAATAAAACACCCCGCCCAGAAAGGTCAGCGGCGTGATCAGGAAGTTGGGCAAAAGGTTAATATGATCAAAATCCTCGCCCAGGATCGCGACCACCACCCCGATGAACGCAAAGGCCATCGAGGTCAGCACCATAAACACCAGCGCCACAGGCACCGAATAGAAGGGTGAGGCCCCCATCAACCAGGCCACGATCCAGATGATGGACCCGATGAGCATCGCCCGCACCATCGCCGCAGCCACATACGCCCCCAGAAACTGCACGTAGGTCAGCGGCGTCACCAGAAGATCCACGATGGTGCCGTGTACCTTGGTAATGAAGAGCGAAAACGCCGAGTTGATATACGCATTGGTGATCAACGCCAGCATCACAAGCCCCGGCACCAGAAAGTCCACGTAGGGCACACCGCGGATCTCCTGGAGTCGGTCGCCCAGCGAATACCCGAACACCAGAAAATAGAGCATCGTCGTGATCACGGGGCTGATCACCGTCTGGCCGGCGATCGTCCAGAAGCGCAAAATCTCCTTATAGAAGAGCGTCCACGCCCCGATGAGCTGGCGCCCCTGAGCCACCTCCCTACTACGCGCGATCTTCTCCAACGCCGCCTGCCGCGCTGCCTTACGCCCCTCCTCCGGCGTGCTCTCTCGCCTGTCGTGACTCGCGCTCATGACGCCCCCTTCGACGACGCGTCGGCATCTTCGTGAAGCACCTCCCGGAAGATCGACTCCAGGGAGCTCCGCCCTCCCTCCACCGACACAATCGACGCGCCAGCTCCCACCAGAGTCTTCAACATATAGTCGACCTCTTCGCCCCCCTCCTCGTCGCCACCGGCCCGTGTGTCATTCAACCGGAGGGTCCGCCCCTGCACCTCCACGTCATGCTGCCCCAACGCCTCCAGCACCGCCGCCGAAGGGGCCTCGCGCAGCTGCACCTCCACATGACGCCGACCGAACTTCTCCATCAACGCCTCGCGCTCATCGACGCGCAGCAACCTCCCCCGATTGATGATCCCCACGCGGTCGGCCAACTTCTCGGCCTCCTCCAGATAATGCGTCGTGAGCACGATCGTGGTGCCCCGCGACCGCAACGCTTCGACATAGCCCCAGAGCTCATCACGCAGCTCCACGTCTACGCCAGCCGTCGGCTCGTCTAAGAAGAGCACCACCGGGTCGTGCATCAACGCCTTACAGATCATCAGGCGACGCTTCATTCCCCCCGAGAGCCAGCGGGTGTTGGCGTCGGCCTTCTCCAGGAGCGAGAACTGGTCGAGCAGCGCGTCGATCTCATCGCGCGTGGGTTTGACGCCAAAGTACCCCGCCTGAAACTCCAGCACCTGACGCACCGAAAAGAACGCATCCCAGTTGAGTTCCTGCGGCACAAGCCCCACCATCCGACGTGTCACCCGGTAGTTACTGACCACATCGAGCCCGGCCACCTTAACCTGCCCCTCAAACCCGGTGA
This DNA window, taken from Lujinxingia sediminis, encodes the following:
- a CDS encoding ABC transporter permease; the encoded protein is MSASHDRRESTPEEGRKAARQAALEKIARSREVAQGRQLIGAWTLFYKEILRFWTIAGQTVISPVITTMLYFLVFGYSLGDRLQEIRGVPYVDFLVPGLVMLALITNAYINSAFSLFITKVHGTIVDLLVTPLTYVQFLGAYVAAAMVRAMLIGSIIWIVAWLMGASPFYSVPVALVFMVLTSMAFAFIGVVVAILGEDFDHINLLPNFLITPLTFLGGVFYSIEMLPAPWDSVSLFNPVLYMVNGVRYGMVGVSDVSVWQGAVLLLVLNVIFGGLALWLLKTGKKLRD
- a CDS encoding ABC transporter ATP-binding protein, producing MMGLRDTGAIRNPKDGDAVSDGEQAMEAVVELNGLTKRYGALRAVDDVSLRIEPGEIFALLGPNGAGKTTMIGCITGLITGFEGQVKVAGLDVVSNYRVTRRMVGLVPQELNWDAFFSVRQVLEFQAGYFGVKPTRDEIDALLDQFSLLEKADANTRWLSGGMKRRLMICKALMHDPVVLFLDEPTAGVDVELRDELWGYVEALRSRGTTIVLTTHYLEEAEKLADRVGIINRGRLLRVDEREALMEKFGRRHVEVQLREAPSAAVLEALGQHDVEVQGRTLRLNDTRAGGDEEGGEEVDYMLKTLVGAGASIVSVEGGRSSLESIFREVLHEDADASSKGAS